Proteins found in one Alicyclobacillus cycloheptanicus genomic segment:
- a CDS encoding carboxylesterase/lipase family protein encodes MSDDLIVHTTSGPVRGFQAGDVCVWKGVPFAKPPVGNLRFQAPQPPDRWTEPRDARSFGPASLQVENPVLSSVAGRGKLPQSEDCLYLNVWSKGADDKRRPVMVWIHGGSYLTGSGAIAWYDGAAFAKNGDVVVVTINYRLGALGYLYLGDLFGEAYAASGNLGLLDQIAALQWVHDNIAAFGGDPSRVTIFGESAGAGSVGALLAAPAAKGLFHRAILQSGSGRLGIRTRASATEVAKRVLDKVGVAPGDVSALHAVPAERFAEVGASLGAGLPFGPVMDGVVLPDFPPSALAAGAARDIPVMIGVNLDEYRLFTSYDPAWQSGDEAALRSKLQSLLGPLPDAIIDFYLNEVPGESTYDRLMKLGTYRVFVRGMLQTADLQAQQGAPVWAYRFDWKSTAFGGKLGACHALEIPFVFNNLHQLGVERFTGDAPDRQPIADHMHLAWIAFAHNGDPNDFTGVPQAATAGGGAVRGGAESGGAGVPSGAERSGAGLPSGAERSGAGLPSGVERSGAGLPSGAERSGAGLPIGVERSGAGLPHWPRYTLDKRELLVFGSDPHVEQDPYAPERAAWERFVGEA; translated from the coding sequence ATGAGCGACGACTTGATTGTGCACACCACGTCCGGCCCGGTGCGCGGCTTCCAGGCCGGTGACGTGTGTGTTTGGAAGGGTGTCCCCTTCGCGAAACCACCCGTTGGCAATCTTCGTTTTCAGGCGCCGCAGCCGCCGGATCGCTGGACCGAACCGCGCGACGCCCGTTCGTTTGGTCCAGCTTCCCTGCAGGTGGAGAACCCCGTGCTGTCCAGCGTCGCAGGCAGAGGCAAGCTCCCGCAGAGTGAAGACTGTCTGTATCTGAACGTCTGGTCCAAGGGAGCGGATGACAAACGCCGGCCGGTGATGGTGTGGATTCACGGGGGCTCCTACCTCACCGGGTCGGGCGCGATCGCCTGGTACGACGGTGCCGCGTTCGCCAAAAACGGCGACGTGGTGGTCGTGACCATCAACTATCGGCTGGGAGCGCTCGGCTATCTGTACCTCGGAGATCTGTTCGGCGAAGCGTACGCAGCCAGCGGAAACCTGGGCCTGCTTGATCAGATCGCGGCCCTGCAGTGGGTTCACGACAACATCGCGGCGTTCGGCGGTGATCCATCGCGGGTGACCATCTTCGGAGAATCGGCCGGGGCGGGCAGTGTCGGTGCCCTGTTGGCCGCACCTGCCGCAAAAGGGCTGTTCCATCGGGCCATCCTGCAGAGCGGCTCGGGGCGCCTGGGCATCCGGACGCGTGCTTCTGCCACCGAAGTGGCCAAACGCGTCCTCGACAAGGTCGGCGTTGCGCCTGGCGACGTTTCGGCACTCCACGCCGTACCCGCCGAGCGTTTTGCCGAAGTCGGTGCGAGCCTGGGGGCGGGATTGCCGTTTGGGCCGGTGATGGACGGCGTGGTTCTCCCCGACTTCCCGCCGAGCGCACTGGCTGCGGGCGCGGCCCGCGACATTCCCGTGATGATTGGCGTCAACCTGGACGAGTACCGCCTGTTTACATCGTACGATCCCGCTTGGCAATCCGGCGATGAAGCCGCGCTTCGCAGCAAGCTGCAGTCGCTGCTGGGGCCTTTGCCGGACGCCATCATCGATTTCTATCTGAATGAAGTGCCCGGCGAATCCACCTACGATCGGCTGATGAAATTGGGCACGTACCGCGTGTTTGTGCGCGGGATGCTGCAGACAGCGGACCTCCAGGCCCAGCAGGGGGCACCCGTTTGGGCCTACCGGTTTGACTGGAAGTCCACCGCATTTGGCGGCAAGCTTGGTGCATGTCATGCACTGGAAATCCCATTCGTGTTCAATAACCTTCACCAGCTCGGCGTCGAACGCTTCACCGGCGACGCCCCAGACCGCCAGCCCATCGCAGACCACATGCACCTGGCCTGGATCGCGTTCGCCCACAATGGCGATCCCAACGATTTCACCGGGGTCCCACAGGCCGCGACAGCGGGCGGCGGGGCAGTGCGCGGTGGTGCGGAGTCTGGCGGGGCGGGGGTGCCGAGTGGAGCAGAGCGCAGCGGGGCAGGGTTGCCGAGTGGAGCAGAGCGCAGCGGGGCAGGGTTGCCGAGTGGAGTAGAGCGCAGCGGGGCAGGGTTGCCGAGTGGAGCAGAGCGCAGCGGGGCAGGGTTGCCGATTGGAGTAGAGCGCAGCGGGGCAGGGTTGCCGCACTGGCCGCGCTACACCCTCGACAAGCGGGAGTTACTCGTGTTTGGGTCGGATCCCCATGTGGAACAGGACCCCTATGCGCCCGAGCGAGCTGCCTGGGAGCGGTTTGTCGGCGAAGCGTAA